A stretch of DNA from Cannabis sativa cultivar Pink pepper isolate KNU-18-1 chromosome X, ASM2916894v1, whole genome shotgun sequence:
ACGAATATACTCTTTGTTCATCTTCTTAACTCCTTCTCTTATCTTCTTCACAAGCCCACTAGTAATGGAAGCTTCCCCATTAATACTCGAGGCCGGAATTTGTGTGCCTGCGTACACTAAGAAGTTTCCAAATGAGTTTTCAGCCAAGGGTGGATTCATCCTTGGATGAAGATTCACGGTGTGCAAAATGGTATAAACCCTTTCTTTTTTCGGCTTTGTTATTTTCGACACTGCGGCCTCATACCTACTTATTATGAAAGTAGATAAAGTCTCAACACGAGAAGGtcgaatattattttctttgtcCCAATACATTGCTCTTAAGGCCTCAATAGCGAAACCATTGAAAACAAAAATCTTTGATATGACACCCTTTTTCATGACATCAGTCTTTATGTCAATCAAGGATTGGGGTGTAGGAGGAAACAAAGTCGCCGAGACAAACTCAGGTTGAAGCGATTTTGGTAACATGGTGGTGGTTCCATCTCGAGCCATCATCGCCCAAGTTTTGATAAACCTCATCCATGATAAAGCGTCGGCAATCTTATCAGAAAAGTTGATACCAACTACGATTCCTCCACACTCGAACATGTTAAGTTGAACCCCGAATAGAATTTGATGAGCATCATCACTTTCATCGTGACGAGACATGAAAGGGCAAAAGATGCCGAGTTCTTGAGCTATTGGATTGGACAAAACTTGGGAAAGTCGCCCATTCACTTGAGCTTTCACAAAGGGAACGCCTTCGTCGTTGCAATGGATGAGTTGTGCATGCTTATCGAGTCGTCCAGCTAAAGGGTAGTAATGTGTTAAGATGGCTGATAAGGACCTTTTTAGAATGTTGGCTGGATCAATATTGGTTGTACtacttttcattttgtaataaaaCACCAATGGGTCATAGAATATGGGAGATGATTGGTCAAGTAATGACAGTTTGTAATGCTCAAGATTTTTAGGAGTTGGATAAGATGGCTTGATAATCTCAACAGAGATTGCTTCAACTTCAATATTCATCATCTTTATTTTAAGAATGGTTTATCAAAAACAATGTGATATTTGTGAGTGTGTGATCTGTTCAATTTGGCCTCTTATATTTATAACGttgttctttttcaaaaaataaatataaaaaactacTTCATAATGACCCCATGTTACACAAACTTGGATATAAAAtatttcacaatttttaaataCCATTTGTCCAATCATCACTActttcaattataattatagttTGGAGAGTATGCATAGGTTGGACCATTGTTATTAGGTATTGTGGTACCTACTATTTTTAGATATGTTATCTTGCGATTATCTAGCGATTATCAAacgatatttttataaaatttattatattatattatatgtaactTGATATTTAATTGGACCAGTAGcgataaaa
This window harbors:
- the LOC115702844 gene encoding stemmadenine O-acetyltransferase-like, whose amino-acid sequence is MMNIEVEAISVEIIKPSYPTPKNLEHYKLSLLDQSSPIFYDPLVFYYKMKSSTTNIDPANILKRSLSAILTHYYPLAGRLDKHAQLIHCNDEGVPFVKAQVNGRLSQVLSNPIAQELGIFCPFMSRHDESDDAHQILFGVQLNMFECGGIVVGINFSDKIADALSWMRFIKTWAMMARDGTTTMLPKSLQPEFVSATLFPPTPQSLIDIKTDVMKKGVISKIFVFNGFAIEALRAMYWDKENNIRPSRVETLSTFIISRYEAAVSKITKPKKERVYTILHTVNLHPRMNPPLAENSFGNFLVYAGTQIPASSINGEASITSGLVKKIREGVKKMNKEYIRKLQMGEEDELSKIQQNSESIEKRGGEVIEFQVTSLSRFHFYEIDFGWGKPDWSSTGAWSFDKIIALFDTSDGDGIEAYVNLNEEDMAKFEADEMLRKFITPNYYYSRHNINSNL